In bacterium, the following are encoded in one genomic region:
- a CDS encoding SprT-like domain-containing protein: MNSLIHSSGNVQQLELFAPQTLQASNYDLRRLFEFLNRKYWQGRLPYFRCEWSNRMITTWGACYRGRQLIRISSIFKDRPMDEILALLSHEMIHIRYAGHGKRFRQELKRIGLEGDVQRHFPDLVKRTHSLRRDFRYTYACSRCGIQIRRRRRIHGNCAACHERGIRSKFRLI; encoded by the coding sequence ATGAACTCTCTGATTCACTCATCTGGTAACGTGCAACAACTCGAGCTTTTTGCGCCGCAAACTCTGCAAGCGAGCAATTACGATCTCCGCCGTCTCTTTGAGTTTTTGAATAGAAAATATTGGCAAGGCCGTCTGCCTTATTTTCGATGCGAATGGTCCAATCGAATGATTACAACCTGGGGCGCCTGCTATCGTGGAAGGCAACTGATTCGCATCAGCAGCATTTTTAAAGATCGTCCCATGGATGAAATTCTTGCCCTGCTCAGTCACGAAATGATTCACATTCGCTATGCAGGGCACGGAAAAAGATTCCGGCAGGAATTGAAGCGAATCGGCCTCGAAGGAGATGTGCAGCGCCATTTTCCGGATCTTGTTAAGCGGACTCATTCGTTGCGCCGGGACTTCCGCTATACGTACGCCTGTTCCCGATGCGGAATTCAAATCCGCCGCCGCAGAAGGATTCACGGCAATTGCGCCGCCTGTCACGAACGCGGCATCCGCTCCAAATTCAGGCTGATTTAA
- a CDS encoding DUF2851 family protein, whose amino-acid sequence MEIYLLKEPRANYPERQKVLERLLHCIWSEQLFRKTLNVEGQTLLISSPGWWNLEAGPDFRNAEMFLNGQRLCGDVEIHLNSEDWYHHGHHHDARYNGVVMHVVLYKSQRLCTKQNGESVLQLEMKDSLLEELRLLQQKIPIYQFPFGPEVNVRLCRKFLEEQEEESLLRILDSAGDLRMRRKKEDFLQRIQSGGFLQTFYEGIMEGMGYKQSRYAFRELARRVPLEDLIQYDQSTRRGIDSMAAVLLGTAGLLQDISQTEFDAETNHYMEEIRRYWKRAESRFLEKRLVGFCWYPSSTRPANFPARRLTAIAAFFHYFGRSLLSLLLQPLQPQSDPPKARQILQSWLELFSKPIHIYWSYHFQFDGNKFSAPKRLIGKERSKILVVNVVLPCLLALSEMNGDNRLEALLHQIYRHHPLLCENSITRLMKHRLFGVTDRAKTLIRTAHRQQALHHFFYDFCDNRESSCSRCELAHEVPIQEE is encoded by the coding sequence ATGGAGATTTACCTGCTGAAAGAACCCCGCGCAAATTACCCCGAGCGCCAGAAAGTGCTCGAACGCCTGCTGCACTGTATCTGGTCCGAACAGCTTTTTAGAAAAACATTGAATGTAGAAGGCCAGACCCTGTTAATTTCTTCGCCCGGCTGGTGGAACCTGGAGGCCGGACCGGACTTCCGTAACGCCGAAATGTTTCTCAACGGTCAACGGTTGTGCGGCGATGTGGAAATACACCTGAATAGCGAAGACTGGTACCATCACGGCCATCATCACGATGCCCGGTACAACGGCGTTGTTATGCATGTCGTACTATACAAATCGCAAAGACTATGCACGAAACAAAACGGAGAATCCGTTCTTCAGCTGGAAATGAAAGATTCTTTGCTGGAAGAGCTGCGGCTGCTGCAACAGAAGATTCCCATCTATCAATTCCCCTTCGGGCCGGAGGTAAATGTCCGCCTTTGCAGAAAATTCCTGGAAGAGCAGGAGGAAGAATCCCTGCTCAGGATTCTCGACTCTGCGGGCGATCTACGGATGAGGCGGAAGAAGGAGGACTTTCTTCAGCGCATCCAGAGCGGCGGTTTCCTTCAAACGTTCTACGAAGGAATCATGGAAGGAATGGGTTACAAACAATCGCGTTACGCATTTCGGGAGCTTGCCAGGCGTGTTCCCCTGGAGGATTTGATTCAATACGACCAATCCACGCGCAGGGGAATCGATTCGATGGCTGCAGTATTACTGGGAACCGCGGGACTTTTGCAGGACATTTCGCAGACAGAATTCGATGCGGAAACCAACCATTACATGGAAGAGATCCGGCGTTACTGGAAGCGCGCGGAATCCCGATTTCTGGAAAAGCGACTGGTCGGTTTCTGCTGGTATCCTTCCAGCACCCGACCTGCAAATTTTCCTGCGCGGCGTCTTACTGCCATTGCCGCTTTCTTTCACTACTTCGGACGTTCCCTCCTCTCACTTCTGTTGCAACCTTTGCAACCTCAAAGTGACCCGCCTAAGGCGCGACAGATTCTTCAAAGCTGGCTGGAGCTTTTTTCAAAACCGATTCACATTTACTGGTCCTATCATTTTCAATTTGACGGGAACAAGTTTTCCGCGCCCAAACGATTGATTGGAAAGGAGCGAAGCAAAATCCTTGTTGTGAATGTTGTGCTTCCCTGCCTGCTTGCGTTGTCCGAAATGAACGGCGACAACAGACTCGAAGCGCTTTTGCATCAAATTTATCGTCATCATCCGCTTCTCTGCGAAAACAGCATCACGCGCTTGATGAAGCACAGGTTGTTTGGAGTTACGGATCGCGCAAAGACCTTGATCCGGACAGCCCACCGCCAACAAGCTTTACATCACTTCTTTTACGATTTCTGCGACAACCGTGAATCTTCCTGCAGCCGTTGCGAACTTGCCCACGAAGTGCCCATCCAAGAGGAATAA
- a CDS encoding polysaccharide deacetylase family protein: MYATLILLLSGFVYFALLADAFYSGGDLQVKPNLTQIAPSLPVDMQEKPTEEIMISRPLNGTKCLSQTIQVEGRAPSNSVVAIYLNGTLIDNTVAREGHYRFAQVPLTKHANVLQTRFYANNGSSDSSSAIMIFNQDSKRAPAENSPFFQNSSDNISRGNLDRRELVMTFEGGFEANSCAAILKTLEETKIHSTVFLTGEFIEKYPDFTRELAQKHEAGIQVTAPTSINRGELQNQLRKTEEIFHAVTGKRMARLWRAPSGEHNVEFRKWAAELGFVHVAWTANAATNQNMDGLDWVTNADFPGYFPALLIKDRLVSFGQNEVEQANGAIIRMQLGSKRASGDLLDQWLPEIIKTFRQRGYRFVTASELIDANAP, from the coding sequence ATGTATGCGACGCTGATCCTGCTGCTCAGTGGATTCGTTTACTTTGCACTACTTGCGGACGCGTTCTACAGCGGAGGCGATCTGCAAGTAAAACCGAATCTCACACAAATTGCACCCTCCCTGCCCGTGGATATGCAGGAGAAACCAACGGAAGAAATCATGATCAGCAGGCCGTTAAATGGAACGAAGTGCCTTTCGCAGACCATACAGGTCGAAGGGCGCGCGCCGAGTAATTCTGTGGTGGCGATTTATCTCAACGGTACTTTGATAGATAACACCGTTGCCCGCGAAGGACACTATCGTTTCGCGCAGGTGCCTTTAACCAAGCATGCCAACGTTCTCCAAACACGCTTTTATGCAAATAACGGTTCCTCCGATTCGTCATCGGCAATCATGATTTTTAATCAGGATTCCAAGCGCGCACCGGCAGAGAATTCCCCATTCTTTCAGAATTCTTCCGATAATATTTCGCGTGGCAATTTGGACCGGCGGGAGCTTGTGATGACTTTCGAGGGAGGCTTCGAAGCCAATTCCTGCGCGGCCATCCTCAAAACCCTGGAGGAAACAAAGATTCACAGCACTGTATTCTTAACCGGGGAATTTATCGAGAAGTACCCGGACTTTACGCGAGAGCTCGCCCAGAAACACGAAGCGGGAATTCAGGTAACCGCCCCCACTTCGATAAACAGAGGGGAATTGCAAAATCAGTTGCGCAAAACCGAGGAAATATTTCATGCCGTTACGGGAAAACGAATGGCGCGCCTCTGGCGCGCTCCGTCCGGCGAACACAACGTTGAATTCCGAAAGTGGGCTGCGGAATTGGGATTCGTTCACGTTGCATGGACCGCAAACGCCGCGACGAATCAAAACATGGATGGCCTGGATTGGGTGACCAATGCAGATTTTCCTGGTTATTTCCCTGCCCTCTTGATCAAAGATCGACTGGTGAGTTTTGGTCAGAATGAAGTGGAACAGGCAAATGGCGCGATCATCCGCATGCAGCTGGGAAGTAAGCGCGCGTCCGGAGACCTGCTCGATCAGTGGCTGCCGGAAATTATCAAGACATTTCGTCAAAGGGGTTATCGTTTCGTAACCGCAAGTGAACTGATTGATGCAAACGCGCCATGA
- a CDS encoding protein-L-isoaspartate(D-aspartate) O-methyltransferase, with amino-acid sequence MVKSLLRLTVLFVFCLACQDGAEPMDTEKKLADLRKQMVEKQIRARGVKDPRVLDALIRVERHHFVPQGLEIAAYDDTPLSIGEGQTISQPYIVALMTELAKVQPASKVLEVGTGSGYQAAVLAVLAKEVFTIEIIPSLGNQAKEKLKTLGYENVHVRVGDGYQGWPEEAPFDAILVTAAPDHVPQPLVDQLKMGGRLVIPLGDFYQDLAVLTKTEKGVNQEKIIPVRFVPMTGEAEEKKD; translated from the coding sequence ATGGTAAAGTCGTTACTGCGGTTGACGGTCCTTTTTGTATTCTGTCTTGCGTGTCAGGACGGAGCAGAGCCGATGGATACGGAGAAGAAGCTCGCAGATTTGCGCAAACAAATGGTGGAAAAGCAAATCCGTGCCCGCGGCGTGAAAGACCCGAGAGTTCTGGATGCGTTGATCCGCGTTGAGAGACACCATTTCGTTCCTCAAGGTTTGGAAATAGCTGCCTATGATGACACTCCTCTATCGATTGGAGAAGGGCAGACAATATCTCAGCCTTACATCGTGGCGTTGATGACGGAACTTGCAAAAGTTCAACCTGCTTCGAAAGTATTAGAGGTTGGAACAGGATCCGGATATCAGGCGGCAGTGCTTGCTGTTCTTGCGAAGGAAGTTTTCACGATTGAGATCATTCCCAGTCTGGGCAACCAGGCGAAAGAGAAGCTAAAAACGCTCGGCTACGAGAACGTCCATGTGCGTGTCGGTGATGGTTATCAGGGTTGGCCTGAGGAAGCTCCCTTCGATGCAATTCTGGTGACGGCAGCGCCGGATCACGTGCCTCAACCACTCGTCGATCAACTGAAGATGGGGGGAAGGCTCGTGATTCCGCTGGGAGATTTCTATCAGGATCTGGCGGTCCTTACGAAAACAGAAAAGGGTGTGAATCAAGAAAAGATTATCCCAGTACGTTTTGTCCCGATGACCGGCGAAGCGGAAGAAAAGAAGGATTAG
- a CDS encoding radical SAM protein produces the protein MIGIADPQQITLQPDQRFYCTWPWETVVLMSDGTIVCGCADPFKKRPAGNAAIQSIAEIWNGRVFQELRRGFHTNNPHLCTHCNLIQVVPKSGPKPPDEVNLSYLPRRLFVEPCISCNLSCYEACCNHENGIHFTRHNRLLDYKVYTRVIDEIGSNLFRIDFFNYGESFIHPKAIDMIAYAKTRHPQIYLFCSTNGLLLNTEEKLQRLVRSGIDEITFSVDGARQESYQKYRRGGDFEKVLRIMKRLVEVKKEQQSETPFINWRYILFRWNDSDEEMNLARSLAAEIDIDKLCWEITDHPENSASERFVAGRPEYENIRHEIWSALGNAMPQKTLHATIKPKGRLWRAKTGEPFYCAAEVQNTGGAVWKNTSQKNRRHITLGIQLLDADKRLLNRDFARLFLPEPLAANESAVFDIRAKAPENKGSYWLKLDMVCEGIEWFESCGSTPAYLELQVH, from the coding sequence ATGATAGGAATCGCCGATCCTCAACAGATAACGCTGCAACCGGACCAGCGGTTTTATTGCACCTGGCCATGGGAAACGGTTGTGTTGATGTCTGATGGAACCATCGTTTGCGGTTGTGCCGATCCTTTTAAAAAGCGACCCGCAGGCAATGCCGCAATCCAGAGTATTGCCGAAATATGGAATGGTCGCGTATTTCAAGAACTCCGCAGAGGCTTTCATACCAACAACCCGCACCTTTGCACACATTGCAATTTGATTCAGGTCGTGCCGAAATCAGGGCCGAAACCGCCAGACGAAGTAAATCTCTCTTACCTCCCGCGGCGGTTGTTCGTTGAACCGTGCATTTCCTGTAATCTTTCCTGCTACGAAGCCTGCTGCAATCACGAAAACGGGATCCATTTCACGCGGCATAATCGATTGCTGGATTACAAAGTGTATACAAGAGTCATCGACGAAATTGGCTCCAACCTTTTTCGTATCGATTTTTTTAATTACGGTGAAAGTTTTATTCATCCTAAAGCGATCGACATGATTGCTTATGCCAAAACACGCCATCCACAAATCTATCTTTTCTGCAGCACCAATGGCCTTCTCTTGAACACTGAAGAAAAACTTCAGCGGCTGGTTCGTTCAGGAATCGATGAAATCACTTTTTCTGTGGATGGAGCGCGCCAGGAGAGCTATCAAAAATACAGAAGGGGTGGCGATTTCGAAAAAGTTTTGCGGATCATGAAGCGGCTCGTAGAAGTCAAAAAAGAGCAACAGAGTGAAACTCCCTTCATCAACTGGCGATATATTTTGTTTCGCTGGAATGACAGCGATGAGGAGATGAATCTCGCGCGCAGTCTTGCCGCGGAGATCGATATCGACAAACTTTGCTGGGAAATAACAGATCATCCGGAAAACAGCGCATCGGAGCGTTTTGTGGCCGGACGCCCGGAATACGAAAATATTCGTCACGAAATCTGGAGCGCGCTGGGAAATGCTATGCCACAGAAAACATTGCATGCTACTATTAAACCGAAAGGCCGTTTGTGGCGGGCCAAAACAGGCGAGCCTTTTTATTGTGCTGCGGAAGTTCAGAATACCGGAGGCGCCGTTTGGAAAAATACTTCCCAGAAAAACCGGAGACATATCACGCTGGGAATTCAGCTGCTGGACGCTGACAAAAGATTGCTGAATCGCGATTTTGCGCGTCTTTTTCTTCCGGAGCCTCTTGCAGCAAATGAAAGCGCCGTCTTTGACATTCGCGCAAAAGCGCCGGAAAATAAAGGCAGCTACTGGTTGAAGCTCGACATGGTGTGCGAAGGCATCGAGTGGTTTGAAAGCTGCGGAAGCACGCCAGCCTATTTGGAACTTCAGGTCCACTGA